Proteins encoded by one window of Micromonospora coxensis:
- a CDS encoding PIG-L deacetylase family protein yields the protein MGQPQPEPLTPLAEDWQRALAVVAHPDDLEFGAAAAVARWTGQGKEVVYCLVTSGEAGIDAITPERARVIREEEQRLSARLVGVDTVDFLGLPDGLLEYGVPLRRAITEVIRRHRPDVVITNNFRETWDGAYTLNQADHIATGRAVLDAARDAGNRWIFPEQLTDGVQPWNRVREVWAAASPLARHGVDVTDTFDAGLASLRAHDAYLRGLGDGSFDPEEFLEGISRPAGTRLGVRHGAAFEVFPLGLH from the coding sequence ATGGGGCAGCCGCAGCCGGAGCCGTTGACGCCGCTGGCGGAGGACTGGCAGCGCGCGCTCGCCGTGGTCGCCCACCCGGACGACCTGGAGTTCGGCGCCGCCGCCGCGGTCGCCCGCTGGACCGGGCAGGGCAAGGAGGTCGTCTACTGCCTGGTGACCAGCGGCGAGGCCGGGATCGACGCGATCACCCCGGAGCGGGCCCGAGTGATCCGCGAGGAGGAGCAGCGGCTCTCCGCCCGGCTGGTCGGGGTGGACACGGTGGACTTCCTCGGTCTCCCCGACGGCCTGCTGGAGTACGGCGTGCCGCTGCGCCGGGCGATCACCGAGGTGATCCGCCGGCACCGGCCGGACGTGGTGATCACCAACAACTTCCGGGAGACCTGGGACGGGGCGTACACGCTCAACCAGGCCGACCACATCGCCACCGGGCGGGCGGTGCTCGACGCCGCGCGGGACGCGGGCAACCGCTGGATCTTCCCGGAGCAGCTGACCGACGGCGTGCAGCCCTGGAACCGGGTACGCGAGGTGTGGGCCGCGGCCTCACCGCTGGCCCGGCACGGGGTGGACGTGACCGACACCTTCGACGCGGGACTGGCGTCGCTGCGGGCGCACGACGCGTACCTGCGCGGGCTGGGTGACGGCAGCTTCGACCCGGAGGAGTTCCTGGAGGGGATCAGCCGGCCGGCGGGCACCCGGCTCGGCGTGCGCCACGGGGCCGCCTTCGAGGTCTTCCCGCTGGGCCTGCACTAG